One region of Chaetodon auriga isolate fChaAug3 chromosome 5, fChaAug3.hap1, whole genome shotgun sequence genomic DNA includes:
- the cyp1d1 gene encoding cytochrome P450 1D1 → MRLMFGTLPIKENPCASLSSVTVVLCLLTLLLMALRGRKSHHHYSQLDHTKYPPPPGPTPWPLVGNLLQMGDQIHLSLTRLRLQYGDVFKMRLGSLTVVVLSGYTTIRQALVRQGEAFAGRPDLFTFSAVANGTSMTFSEKYGPAWMLHKKLCKNALRSFSQAEPRGSGATCLLEEHVCAEAAEMVEVIREQAAVKGDTLGIDPVMPLVTSVANVVCALCFGKRYDYNDKEFLTIVHINNEVLRIFAAGNLADFFPVFRYVPSPSLRKMVQHIRRMNVFMERSIEEHISTFDKNCIRDITDALIALCEDRDEHKDTSTLSNSQIIHSVIDIFGAGFDTIIAGLQWSLLYLIKFPDIQHRIHQEIDDHIGTARLPRFSDKPKMPFTEAFLYEVFRHASYVPFTIPHCTTRNITLNGYFIPKDTCVFINQYQVNHDVDLWGDPDTFRPERFLGSSGLLHKELTEKVLIFGMGKRRCLGDGFARLEMFVFLTTLLHGLRIENVPGQELDLGTDFGLTMKPRPYRITVSSRF, encoded by the exons ATGAGACTGATGTTTGGGACTCTGCCCATCAAGGAGAACCCTTGTGCCTCTCTGTCTAGTGTCACTGTTGTTCTGTGCCTTCTCACCCTCCTCCTGATGGCCCTCAGGGGCCGAAAGAGCCACCACCACTACTCCCAATTGGACCACACAAAATATCCCCCTCCTCCTGGCCCCACGCCGTGGCCCCTTGTGGGCAATCTGCTTCAGATGGGGGACCAGATTCATCTTTCTCTAACCCGGCTGAGGCTCCAGTACGGCGATGTTTTCAAG ATGCGTCTGGGCTCTTTGACTGTCGTCGTCCTGAGCGGATACACCACCATACGACAGGCGCTGGTTCGGCAGGGAGAAGCTTTCGCTGGCCGACCTGACCTGTTCACCTTTTCTGCAGTAGCCAACGGGACCAGTATGACCTTCAGCGAGAAGTACGGACCTGCCTGGATGCTCCATAAGAAGCTGTGCAAGAACGCCCTCAGGTCTTTCTCCCAGGCCGAGCCCAGAGGATCTGGAGCCACCTGCCTGCTGGAGGAGCACGTCTGCGCCGAGGCAGCTGAGATGGTGGAGGTGATTCGGGAACAGGCGGCTGTTAAAGGAGATACGTTGGGTATAGATCCGGTGATGCCTCTGGTTACCTCAGTGGCAAATGTTGTCTGTGCCCTCTGTTTCGGGAAAAGGTACGACTACAATGACAAGGAGTTCCTCACCATCGTTCACATCAACAACGAGGTCCTGAGGATCTTTGCAGCGGGGAACCTGGCTGACTTTTTCCCGGTGTTCCGCTACGTTCCAAGTCCATCTCTGAGGAAGATGGTCCAGCACATCCGCAGGATGAACGTATTCATGGAGCGGAGCATTGAGGAGCACATCAGCACCTTTGATAAG AACTGTATCCGGGACATCACGGACGCTCTGATTGCACTTTGTGAGGACAGAGACGAACATAAGGACACGTCCACGCTCTCCAACTCTCAGATCATTCACAGCGTCATAGACATCTTTGGAGCAG GTTTTGACACCATCATCGCTGGTTTACAGTGGAGCCTGTTGTACCTGATAAAGTTTCCTGACATCCAGCACAGAATACATCAGGAAATAG ATGACCACATTGGCACAGCCAGGCTGCCCAGGTTTTCAGACAAGCCCAAGATGCCCTTCACAGAGGCCTTCCTGTATGAAGTGTTTCGCCATGCGTCCTACGTCCCTTTCACCATTCCTCACTG TACCACGAGAAACATCACCCTGAACGGATACTTCATTCCCAAAGACACGTGTGTCTTCATCAACCAGTATCAAGTCAATCATGATGT TGACCTCTGGGGCGATCCGGACACATTTCGCCCCGAACGCTTCCTGGGATCGTCTGGACTCCTCCACAAGGAGCTGACGGAGAAGGTTCTCATCTTCGGCATGGGGAAGAGACGCTGTCTCGGTGACGGGTTTGCACGTTTGGAGATGTTTGTCTTCCTCACCACGCTGCTCCACGGCCTGCGGATTGAAAACGTTCCAGGACAGGAGCTGGATCTCGGCACCGATTTCGGTCTGACTATGAAACCACGTCCGTACAGGATTACCGTCTCCTCCAGGTTTTAG